A single region of the Nitrospirota bacterium genome encodes:
- a CDS encoding CDP-alcohol phosphatidyltransferase family protein, producing the protein MIAGRWGHSLDRYLKPLAKRLNINPNILTIVGFLLSGMAGGLLSFDLFLGGLTILLAGLFDMLDGIVARVNQRVTASGAYLDSVLDRYSDAFVFSGLAWYLREDLEGVLLSLGSMIGAFLVSYTRARAEGLGKDCKVGIMERPERILLLSFGCLTGWIVPTLWVMFSLTHFTVLQRIYYVLKRQ; encoded by the coding sequence ATAGCAGGAAGATGGGGACATAGCCTCGACAGATACTTAAAGCCATTAGCCAAAAGACTTAACATTAACCCCAATATCCTGACAATAGTTGGATTTCTGCTTTCTGGCATGGCTGGCGGGCTACTTTCATTTGACCTCTTCTTAGGTGGGCTGACGATACTTCTTGCAGGGCTTTTCGATATGCTCGATGGCATAGTTGCGAGGGTAAATCAAAGGGTCACTGCCTCTGGAGCATATCTTGACTCTGTGCTTGACAGATACTCCGATGCGTTTGTGTTTTCAGGACTGGCATGGTATCTCAGGGAAGACCTCGAAGGCGTTCTCCTTAGTTTGGGCTCGATGATAGGTGCATTCCTTGTAAGCTACACGAGGGCAAGGGCAGAGGGATTGGGAAAAGACTGCAAGGTTGGCATAATGGAAAGGCCAGAGAGAATTTTGCTTTTGTCGTTTGGATGTCTTACGGGATGGATTGTGCCAACCCTTTGGGTTATGTTTTCCC